CAGGGTGATTTGGGTGCTCCGAGGCCATTAGGATGTGGTTGCTGGAGATCCAGAACTTAGGAGGAGAAAGAGCTGATTGGGACCTGGAGATCtgaccttcctccttttctcttctgcttctgcATTGCAGACAATGTAACTCTGCAAATTGATGGAGTTCTTTACCTGCGCATCATGGATCCTTACAAGGTATCTGTCTTCTGCTTTTTTCAGATCCTGAGTTGCTCTCCTCACTGAAGTCCTGCACCCAATTTTCCTATACTAACCATGCTCCTTTCAGGCAAGCTATGGTGTGGAGGACCCTGAATATGCTGTCACCCAGCTAGCTCAGACAACCATGAGATCAGAGCTCGGCAAACTCTCTCTGGACAAAGTCTTCCGGGTAAGGGGCTCTGAGCCAGGGTTAGGGTTTGCAGACACAGGCTTGGCACTCTAGTCCTTTCTGGGGGTCAAGATCAGTCGTAGGTCCTTCTCAGTTTAGACCTTTGATGAGATGGTTGGAGCTTAACACCTGTTTTACATCTCTCTTCCTCCAGGAGCGAGAGTCCCTGAATGCTAGCATTGTGGATGCCATCAACCAGGCTGCCGACTGCTGGGGCATCCGCTGCCTCCGTTATGAGATCAAGGATATCCATGTGCCGCCCCGTGTGAAAGAGTCTATGCAGATGCAGGTGGGGGCTAGGGAGGACTTCCAATGCTCTAGTTGCATGGGAACTTGGACTCTCTTACTGTGATGGGTACAGTTGCAGGTCTGTATAAGAGTTTACTCTGATTTCTTGTTGACTGGGGTTGCTGGGCTTCCAGGTGGAGGCAGAGCGGCGGAAACGGGCCACAGTTTTAGAGTCTGAGGGGACCCGTGAGTCAGCTATCAACGTGGCAGAAGGGAAGAAACAGGCACAGATCCTGGCCTCTGAGGCAGAAAAGGCTGAACAAATAAATCAGGCAGCAGGTCAGCAGCAGAGAGTAGAGcctgagggaggagcagggcatGAGTCTTTGAGGGTTGGTGCTGGGATATGAGCTTGGTGGTAGCCTGACCTCATGGGTCATgttctgtctcctttcttccaGGGGAAGCCAGTGCAGTTCTGGCCAAAGCCAAGGCTAAAGCTGAAGCTATTCGCATCCTGGCTGCAGCTCTGACACAACACGTGAGAGGCCtctgggtgggagtgggggacagAAATTGGCAGTGGAAGAGGTTCTATTATCTACCCTTGGGAGAAGTTCCTACCTTTGTGGGTTCCACTGAGGCAGATTACATGATCTCCTGTATTGtgatctgtatatcctctttctGGGAACCTAACTTTTCCTCTCTAATCCCCCAGCCCACCCCAACCACTTCTCTTAAGTCTGTGATCtctgattttattccttttttggtCACAGAATGGAGATGCAGCAGCCTCACTGACTGTGGCTGAGCAGTATGTCAGCGCGTTCTCCAAACTGGCCAAGGATTCCAACACTATCCTGTTGCCCTCCAACCCCGGTGATGTCACCAGTATGGTGGCTCAGGTTAGAGTGCCCTGAGGATCTAGCACAAAGCACCAGTGCCAGAGACTAAGACCctaccagcaccagcaccacttATACACCATAGAGGCTTTCAGAATGAGATCTAGACCTCCCTTCATTCCTGGTAAAGCATGAATCTGTAAGGACAAGACACCCACATACATTCCCTAGAGATAGGGAAgcttttgagactttttttttttttgtagatacctgtattctgagaatggctctgcttTGTCAGTTTGTAAGATTCCTCGAACTTGACTCCAAAGCTTATAAGACTGAcgtttgtttgagagagagagaaaggaaaaacaagttGACTGACTGCAGCCCCACCTTCTTTTTGCCACTGGGGGACTGTACTACATCTGCCATATATCCTCATGGCTCCCTCTGTTCCTCTCCTCAGGCCATGGGTGTGTATGGGGCCCTCACCAAAGCCCCAGTGCCAGGGGCCCAGGACTCAGTCTCCAGTGGGAACAGCAGAGATGTCCAGGGCACAGATGCAAGTCTTAATGAGGAACTTGATCGAGTCAAGCTGAGCTGATGGAGCTGGGCTTGGCCAGAGAGGCTGGGGCCAGAGAAGCAGCACTCCTAAACTCTGGCTCTAGCCTCCCTGCTgagattttggttattatttttttatttgacttttaatCATGTAATAAACTTGCCAGTGGCAAACCAGAAACTGTCCTCTCTGATTGGGAAATGAAGTTGAGAAAATCATTGTTTTCCCGGGATGTTCATTTCCACCCCCTAGTCCTCTCAGGTCTTGGGAGCTAATCTTCTGTAAGAATGAAGCTTATGTAGTATAAAATCATCCTTTTGTTTTCAGGAGAAGCTGTGGAATGGGATGGAAGGATTAAGCCACATGTCCACTGAACTGCCAGCTGGGTAGGGTAGTACCTTCCTGCTAAGTGTTGGGCTGTGAATTTGAGCAGGTGTTTGGCTCTTTTGGCAAAGAAGTGTGCCTTGGCAGGGTAGTACTGCTGAATGCTTAAAGTGTCTTCAGGGAGACtgacactcattcatttattcaaaaacatttatttaatggtGTTTCTCATGTGCCAAGCTCAAACTGGGTTACAAAAACAACTGAGACTCAGTAGTCCCTGCTTTCACAGAATACTAAGTCAGGGAGGGGAGACAAACAAGAAAGCTGACGGAGATAGAAAGTGATGAGTGCTGTGAGGGAGGAAAATTCTGGCCGAGGGATACTGGAAGGAGAAGCATATCAGCTTGGGGCAGCACTCAGTCATTGAGCTCAGGCTGAAAAAAATGCATTTGCCAAGCTAGGGTTTGAGGCTAGAATATATAGAGGCCAACAGCTCTAGAGAAATTGGAACATCCAGAGCTATTTGCCATGGCTGAATGGTGGGGTATTAAGGGGGTGTGGCTATATGGCAGGGGCCAAATCACAGAGTCCTGAAGAGTTTGTCCTTAAGGTAGGGAGGGGGAAATCTCTGAAGGTTTTTCTTGCCATGAGGATTTTAAGATTAAGGTAACTACATTAGTGATCTAGATACAGCTGTTCTGCTGCAATGTGGACGGGGTTTGAAGGAGAAATGGGAGACTGGAAGGACAGAAAGGCTGCTTCAGTGATCCCTGAGAAAGTAATGAGGCCTAAAGTAAGCTAAGGGGCCATTGGGATGGAGGTGGAGGAATAATTCAACATATTTCTGaattagtttattcatttatccatttgaTTAACTATTGAACCCCAACTATATACCAGACACCAAAgatataacaaagaaaaatttcctgCTCTCCATGAGTTTACATTCTATTTGGAAGGGACAAACCATTAATAAGATGCACAGTAGTTCAGGGGCTGATAATCGTGctaaggaaaggaaggaagatgggcaattggtggtggtggtgggggtctaTTCAAGTAGAGGGTTCCAAGAAGCCTCGCTGATGTTAGATACGGAGATGAGGGGAATCTGGGAGTAAATTAGGAGTAAATTTGGGCATCTGGGAGTAAAGCTGATAGAAGAGATtgcaaatgcaaaggccctgaggcagagca
The DNA window shown above is from Saccopteryx bilineata isolate mSacBil1 chromosome 2, mSacBil1_pri_phased_curated, whole genome shotgun sequence and carries:
- the STOML2 gene encoding stomatin-like protein 2, mitochondrial, encoding MLARAARGTGALLLRSSVQASGQAPRRASSGLPRNTVVLFVPQQEAWVVERMGRFHRILEPGLNILIPVLDRIRYVQSLKEIVINVPEQSAVTLDNVTLQIDGVLYLRIMDPYKASYGVEDPEYAVTQLAQTTMRSELGKLSLDKVFRERESLNASIVDAINQAADCWGIRCLRYEIKDIHVPPRVKESMQMQVEAERRKRATVLESEGTRESAINVAEGKKQAQILASEAEKAEQINQAAGEASAVLAKAKAKAEAIRILAAALTQHNGDAAASLTVAEQYVSAFSKLAKDSNTILLPSNPGDVTSMVAQAMGVYGALTKAPVPGAQDSVSSGNSRDVQGTDASLNEELDRVKLS